One segment of Bradyrhizobium sp. CB2312 DNA contains the following:
- a CDS encoding hybrid sensor histidine kinase/response regulator, whose amino-acid sequence MQGAQRNSLRLLQWMMAASLALPIALFVFASRISYTSTNDIADREIERTLDVAHEHALKVFETIDRSLAEINEVVRGLPDDAIRAREPALHQRLKRLTDSLPQLKSAWIFDADGRSLVNSLVSPPPEQRFADRDYFLAHVDHSIGTFIGTPLTPRPPYQGARFFGVSRRRDSDDGRFIGVLQASVLPEYFESFYARIGTDPGSFFAIGRTDGTVLAHFPRLDRDLRLDPAGPVGQKIAAHPDHGLMTIDWASDGIERRIGYRRVAEYPIYVSAGLETSAIRARWYATIGQHLVFGVPATALLFLLLALAFRRTQHLQAEAAARREAEEALKHSQRLEALGQLTGGVAHDFNNLLTVIRASVDLLNRPQLTEERRQRYVTAIADAVARAAKLTSQLLAFARRQTLKPEVFDVGARIRSLHDMLATLLGSAIEIAIRLPAEPCLVNADAGQFETALINMATNARDAMQGKGRITFAVQPATTVPDSLAHLVGSHGFVSIAVSDTGIGIPAARLGRIFEPFFTTKQVGHGTGLGLSQVFGFARQSGGEVTVISEVGQGSTFSLYLPRVPADLLPQRQAPNTAPALAGSGMSVLVVEDNIELANFAADGLTELGYSITLVDNATDALAELVVDADRFDVVFSDVVMPGMTGLDLAHAIGDRGIGVPVVLTTGYSEALAQERSLGFDLVQKPYSIEELSQVLYRAARLRRVRDGAAE is encoded by the coding sequence GTGCAGGGCGCACAACGCAACTCGCTGAGACTATTGCAGTGGATGATGGCTGCATCCCTGGCGCTCCCGATTGCGCTGTTCGTCTTCGCCTCCAGGATCTCCTACACCTCGACCAACGACATCGCCGACCGCGAGATCGAGCGCACGCTCGACGTCGCCCATGAACACGCGCTCAAGGTGTTCGAGACCATCGACCGCAGCCTCGCCGAGATCAACGAGGTCGTGCGCGGCCTTCCCGACGATGCCATCCGCGCGCGCGAGCCGGCGCTGCATCAGCGCCTGAAGCGCCTGACCGATTCGCTGCCGCAGCTGAAATCGGCCTGGATCTTCGATGCGGATGGACGGTCGCTGGTCAACAGCCTCGTCTCGCCGCCGCCGGAGCAGAGGTTTGCCGACCGCGACTATTTCCTCGCCCATGTCGACCATAGCATCGGCACTTTCATTGGCACGCCGCTGACGCCGCGTCCGCCCTATCAGGGCGCGCGCTTCTTCGGCGTCAGCCGCCGCCGCGACTCCGACGACGGCCGCTTCATCGGCGTGCTCCAGGCTTCCGTCCTGCCGGAATATTTCGAGAGCTTCTATGCCAGGATCGGCACCGACCCCGGCAGCTTCTTCGCGATCGGGCGCACCGACGGCACGGTGCTGGCGCATTTTCCGCGGCTCGACCGCGATCTCCGGCTCGATCCAGCCGGGCCGGTCGGCCAGAAGATCGCAGCTCACCCGGACCACGGCCTCATGACCATCGACTGGGCCTCGGACGGGATCGAGCGGCGCATCGGCTACCGGCGCGTCGCCGAATATCCGATCTATGTCAGCGCGGGCCTCGAGACCTCGGCGATTCGCGCGCGTTGGTACGCCACCATCGGCCAGCATCTGGTGTTCGGCGTCCCCGCCACCGCGCTGCTGTTCCTGCTGCTGGCGTTGGCATTCCGCCGCACCCAGCATCTCCAGGCCGAGGCCGCCGCGCGGCGTGAGGCCGAGGAGGCGCTCAAGCACAGCCAGCGGCTGGAGGCGCTCGGGCAGCTCACCGGCGGCGTCGCGCACGACTTCAACAATCTGCTGACGGTGATCCGCGCCTCGGTCGACCTGTTGAACCGGCCGCAGCTGACCGAGGAACGGCGGCAGCGCTACGTCACTGCCATCGCGGACGCGGTCGCGCGCGCGGCCAAGCTGACCTCGCAGCTGCTCGCCTTTGCGCGGCGGCAAACCCTGAAGCCGGAAGTGTTCGACGTCGGCGCGCGGATTCGATCGCTGCACGACATGCTCGCCACGCTGCTCGGCTCGGCGATCGAGATCGCGATCCGGCTGCCGGCCGAGCCCTGCCTCGTCAATGCCGATGCCGGCCAGTTCGAAACCGCGCTGATCAACATGGCGACCAATGCGCGCGACGCCATGCAGGGCAAGGGCAGGATCACCTTCGCCGTGCAGCCGGCGACGACCGTGCCGGACTCGCTGGCTCATCTTGTCGGCAGCCACGGCTTCGTCAGCATCGCGGTCAGCGACACCGGCATCGGCATTCCCGCCGCGCGGCTCGGCCGCATCTTCGAGCCGTTCTTCACCACCAAGCAGGTCGGCCACGGCACCGGCCTCGGCCTGTCGCAGGTGTTCGGCTTCGCCCGGCAGTCCGGCGGCGAGGTGACCGTGATCAGCGAGGTCGGCCAGGGCAGCACCTTCTCGCTCTATCTGCCGCGCGTGCCGGCGGACCTGCTGCCGCAGCGTCAGGCGCCGAATACCGCGCCGGCATTGGCCGGCAGCGGCATGTCGGTGCTGGTGGTCGAGGACAATATCGAGCTGGCCAATTTCGCCGCCGACGGCCTCACCGAGCTCGGCTACAGCATCACGCTGGTCGACAACGCGACCGACGCGCTCGCCGAGCTCGTCGTCGATGCGGACCGTTTCGACGTGGTGTTCTCGGACGTGGTGATGCCGGGGATGACCGGGCTCGACCTCGCGCACGCAATCGGCGACCGTGGCATCGGCGTGCCGGTGGTGCTGACGACCGGCTACAGCGAGGCGCTCGCGCAGGAGCGCAGCCTCGGCTTCGACCTCGTGCAAAAGCCCTATTCGATCGAGGAGCTGTCGCAGGTTCTCTACAGGGCTGCACGGCTGCGCCGGGTGCGCGACGGCGCCGCGGAATGA
- a CDS encoding succinate dehydrogenase iron-sulfur subunit produces MVEFALPKNSKITGGKTWPKPAGATELREFRVYRWNPDDGKNPSVDTYYVDTHDCGPMVLDGLIWIKNHIDPTLTFRRSCREGVCGSCAMNIDGQNTLACTRSMHDVKDGAVKINPLPHQPVVKDLVPDLTNFYAQYASVEPWLKTTSPTPQKEWRQSHEDREKLDGLYECILCACCSTSCPSYWWNSERYLGPAALLQANRWVSDSRDEATGERLDNLEDPFRLYRCHTIMNCAKACPKGLNPAEAIAELKLKMVERQI; encoded by the coding sequence ATGGTTGAATTCGCACTTCCGAAGAACTCCAAGATTACCGGCGGCAAGACCTGGCCGAAGCCCGCGGGCGCGACCGAGCTGCGCGAGTTCCGCGTCTATCGCTGGAATCCCGATGACGGCAAGAATCCGAGCGTCGACACCTATTACGTCGACACCCATGATTGCGGTCCGATGGTGCTGGACGGGCTGATCTGGATCAAGAACCACATCGACCCGACGCTGACCTTCCGCCGCTCCTGCCGCGAAGGCGTCTGCGGCTCCTGCGCCATGAACATCGACGGCCAGAACACGTTGGCCTGCACCCGCTCGATGCACGACGTCAAGGACGGCGCGGTCAAGATCAATCCGCTGCCGCATCAGCCTGTCGTGAAGGACCTCGTCCCCGACCTCACCAACTTCTACGCGCAGTATGCCTCGGTCGAGCCGTGGCTGAAGACGACCTCGCCGACGCCGCAGAAGGAATGGCGCCAGAGCCACGAGGACCGCGAGAAGCTCGACGGCCTCTACGAGTGCATCCTGTGCGCCTGCTGCTCGACCTCGTGCCCGAGCTATTGGTGGAACAGCGAGCGCTATCTCGGGCCCGCTGCGCTGCTCCAGGCCAACCGCTGGGTCTCGGACTCCCGCGACGAGGCGACCGGCGAGCGGCTCGACAATCTCGAGGACCCGTTCCGCCTCTACCGCTGCCACACCATCATGAACTGCGCCAAGGCCTGCCCGAAGGGCCTGAACCCGGCGGAGGCCATCGCCGAGCTCAAGCTCAAGATGGTCGAGCGGCAGATCTAG